The Takifugu rubripes chromosome 7, fTakRub1.2, whole genome shotgun sequence genome has a segment encoding these proteins:
- the cndp1 gene encoding cytosolic non-specific dipeptidase, with product MGPFAASYILLVASAVRAFQYTELAQYVDSHQEEYVEALRDWVAVESDSSNVLKRSELNRMMEMVAQKLRQMGGTVELVDVGEQELPDGSTLALPKVATAQFGSDPNKRTVCVYGHVDVQPAKLEDGWATEPYNLTDINGNLYGRGASDNKAPVLAWIHAVAAYQALSMELPVNVKFLIEGMEETGSNGLDAMILAQRDTFFSDVDYIIISDCGWLSRRPALTYGTRGNCYFYAEVEGPKQDLHSGVYGGAVIEPMIDLIGILDTLISPSGKILIPGIREAVAPLSDEEWKMYQDIQFDMDNYRNKVGVSQLMYNNKVDLLAHLWRYPTVSIHGIEGAFSDPGTKTVIPAKVTAKFSIRQVPNMDPAAVKKQVTDYLHSVFAKRKSPNKLKVTMVIGAKPWLADTQHALYEAGKAAVKRVFQMDPDLIREGGTIPVARTFQDVTGKSIIMMPIGGFDDGLHSQNEKISRYNYIEGTKLFIAYLNEVSQITIQV from the exons ATGGGTCCTTTCGCTGCGTCCTACATCCTGTTGGTCGCCTCTGCCGTCCGAGCCTTCCAATACACAGAACTGGCCCAGTATGTCGACAGCCACCAAGAAGAATATGTGGAG GCTCTACGTGACTGGGTTGCGGTGGAAAGCGACTCCAGCAACGTGCTGAAGAGGTCGGAGCTGAACCGCATGATGGAAATGGTGGCCCAGAAGCTGAGGCAGATGGGTGGAACCGTGGAGCTGGTGGACGTTGGGGAACAGGAA CTTCCCGATGGAAGCACCTTGGCACTGCCTAAAGTGGCGACTGCTCAGTTTGGCAGCGACCCAAACAAACGCACCGTGTGCGTGTACGGTCACGTGGACGTGCAGCCAGCCAAGCTGGAAGACGGATGGGCGACGGAGCCCTACAACTTGACAGACATCAACG GTAACCTTTATGGGAGAGGAGCATCAGACAACAAAGCCCCAGTTTTAGCTTGGATCCATGCAGTGGCGGCGTACCAGGCCCTCAGTATG GAGCTGCCGGTGAACGTGAAGTTTCTCATTGAGGGGATGGAGGAGACAGGCTCCAACGGTCTGGACGCCATGATCCTGGCCCAGAGGGACACCTTCTTCTCTGACGTGGATTACATCATCATCTCAGACTGCGGCTGGCTCAGCAGACGGCCCGCCCTCACCTATGGAACCAGAGGCAACTGCTACTTCTACGCTGAG GTTGAAGGCCCAAAACAAGATCTGCACTCCGGTGTGTACGGAGGGGCCGTGATTGAACCGATGATTGACCTGATCGGGATTCTCG ACACACTCATCAGTCCCAGTGGGAAGATCCTGATCCCAGGGATCAGGGAGGCCGTGGCGCCCCTCTCTGACGAGGAGTGGAAAATGTACCAGGACATTCAGTTTGACATGGACAACTACAGGAACAAGGTCGGAGTCAGCCAGCTGATGTACAACAACAAG GTGGATCTGTTAGCTCACCTGTGGCGATACCCCACCGTCTCCATCCACGGCATTGAGGGGGCTTTTTCAGACCCCGGAACAAAGACGGTCATCCCTGCTAAGGTCACTGCTAAATTCTCCATCAGACAAGTTCCCAACATGGATCCTGCTGCGGTCAAAAAACAG GTAACAGACTACCTTCACTCGGTGTTCGCCAAGAGGAAGAGTCCCAACAAGCTGAAGGTTACCATGGTGATCGGGGCAAAACCATGGCTTGCTGACACCCAGCACGCCCTCTATGAGGCCGGGAAGGCAGCTGTGAAGCGAG TTTTCCAGATGGATCCCGACCTGATTCGTGAGGGCGGAACCATCCCTGTTGCCAGAACCTTCCAGGATGTGACGGGAAAAAGCATCATCATGATGCCCATCGGGGGCTTCGATGACGGTCTTCACTCCCAGAATGAGAAAATCAGCAG gtaCAACTACATCGAAGGGACAAAGTTATTCATCGCCTACCTGAACGAGGTGTCCCAGATTACAATACAAGTttga